aaatttcttcagTCTAGTTTGTTACGCCTTTtgggttttacatttttagtaTAACTTTTTTCCATTTATCTCTTGCAGTATGCCTCGTGAAGAGCATTTCCGAGATTGTTGACCAGTATGTGCAGTCGTGTAAAAAGCATAACAGAGAGCCATTGAAGAGTGTAATGGATCACCTAAAGAATCTGGATCTGAACCAGGTGCGGCAGCCTCTACTCCCCCTAAAGGCGAATCAACTAGTCGCCAACGATTGCGAGGCCCTCGAGGAAATTTTCAAAAGGGTAAGCAGTGAGTTCGAAACTCCCTTTCCAGACTCCGATTACTAATGTTCCAATTTTACCCTGTAGATACAATACAAATGCATCGATCTGTCCGACTGTACGCTAGACGAGAGCTGCTTGATGGCCCTCTTCCAGATGATCGAATACTACGAAGCTGCTAACGAGCTGGACATATCATACAACAAGGAGCAGATGACGAAGCGATGCTGGGAGCTGTGTGCTTACATGGTGGAACGGAGCCAAGAGCTGCAGCTGCTCAATGCCGAGAGTAATCAGATCACAAAGTTGGGCGCCGACAGTCTCGGTAGGGCACTGGGCTCGTCCAATCTGCACACACTGAAGCTAGAGCACTGCGGCCTCAGGGGACAACCCCTCGTCCATCTCTGTAAGTCGACCGACGACCTGATTAGGGTTCAGTGATCATCTTCAAAACGATTCCTCATTATGATCTCAGAGTCCATTGGATGAAATCACTAGTTGGCTGTTTgctaaattgcatttattatattttagtatCATTTGCAGGCCGAGGTCTTTACCAAAACAAAATGCTCAAGGAGCTGTGGGTGGGCTTCAACGACCTGGACTGTGTGGATGCCCAGCACATAGCCGATATGTTGCGCTACAACCACAGCTTGGAGCTCATCGACATTAGCAACAATAATATAAGAAACGAGGGCGTCATGTACTTGGTGCAGGCCCTCATCCTTCAGTCTACCGAGCTGGAGCGGCGAATGGGAGCCTTGAAGCGCACCCGTGCCATTGAGGTGGACGAGTGCGTGTCGCCGGTGGAGACTGAGCAACCGGCAGTCATCCCTCAGTCCGCCAACTCGGTCATCGGCCAAGCGAAAGATATTGTCGACGGTGAGTCATCTTCGCACGTAAGCTCGATTCCCGAGACTCCTGCGGAGGAGGCAGCATCAACCGATCCAGCGGTTGGTGTCCTTGTTGACCTAGACAATGATAATGACGACGAGAACACCGAGGACACTGTTCGCACCGTGAGAAACTGCAGCCAAAACGGCAGCGGACAGTCAATGCTGGACAAGCTGCTCTCCATGAacagcgacagcagcagcgaGGAGGCGCCCTCAAACATATCCACCGACACTCTGGCCGCCTGCTGCTCCGAGGACATCAGCGAGATCAGCAACGAGATTTATGAACCCACCGCAGCTAAGCAGGTGCCACTAGGAGATAAAGAAGCCTGTTCGGCTATGATCTCATCCAGCCCGATGGAATTCGAATCGGTCGCTGTTGCAGCTGCGACCGAGGAGCCGCTGTCTCCgtcgcaacagcaacaacagcaatgtTCCCAAAACGAACGCAACTTATGTGGTAAGTAACTTTGTCATTTGTCTCATCAAAATGGTTGCTACATTTGATTCCCTTGCAGATATTACTCCCTCAACAGAGGCTAAACCCGTTGAACCCAATGAATCCTGTGTACAGAACAAcatcatcaacaacaacaacaataacaatgctAACAATTcccacaacaacaataatacaATCCAATTGCCActaggaggagcaggagcaacagCCACCTTAGCAGTGGTTGCGCCGCCACTGGATATCGGCAGCAGTCCAAGCGGTTCCTCGCCAGCGGCGATTTTTGAAGTCACCGCCGAGGAGAGCGACTGCATCAATGGCAGTGGAGCGGCGGCTGGTGGATCGCGGCCGCTGGACGTCAATAAAAACGCAAAGGTGGCCGACGACTACGAGGACACGCACAGCACGGACTCGGCATTCGAGAGCGCCTCCGAAGGCGACATAAGTCGTCATCTGCCCGACGAGTTTAGCCGGCTTTCGGTGTCACTGGAGAGCACGCGGCTGGATGACATGGCCAAGGAGATGAGTGGCATTGAGACCGCCACTATAGCCACAGAATCCACCGAGTGTCTGCTGGCCGCACAGGAGGCTGCGACGCCCACTCCTACGCCCGCGCTCGATGCCTTGCCGCCGCCCAAAGTAACCATCTCCGAGGAGTGCCTGCTGGCGGATAAAGAACTGAGCCCCAGTCCTTTCTCCTCGCCCAGTCCGGCGCCCACGCCCCCACCGCCGTCCACCTCTCCGGGGGGCGCAAGCATTGGCCTGCGACGTACAGAGTCCAGCTGTGCGTACCTCAATCAATCCACCCGCAACCGTTCCCAGAGCTCCGACAGCCTGTGCAGCGAGACATCGCTGGACGGGATGAGCAGCAGCGGGGCTAGCAACAACAGTGTCAGCTCAAACGCCTCCGCCGCCGATCCCAAGTTCGCCGAGAAGCTGACCAAGAACGACACACTTTCGCGTCGCCAGCTGGCCGAGGCCACGCTGGAGGCCAATCGATCGCCCAGCGGGCTGAAGGCTCTCACCCTATGGAACAATAACCTGACCAAGGACTGCGCCACAGCTGTGGCTGAGCTGCTGCAAAAGACCATTTCGCTGGAACTGCTCAACATTGGCAAGAATTGTCTCTCCAACGAGTTTATCTCAACCATTAAGGATAGTCTGACGAAGAACACAACACTGACTACACTGGGGCTTCAGAGTGCCCATCTGAGCGCCAAGGGGATCGAGACGCTGGCCTCCATCCTCACCTTTGGTGGCAACAGCAAGCTCCAGCGCATCGACATCCGAGACAATAAACTAGAGGTGGAAAGTCTGAATATAATCGCCGAGGTGCTCAAGTCCAATAAAACGCTCACGCAGATCGACATCAACGATGAGCCCAAGCGCCTGACGGTAAGTAATCCAGCCCCAGGATTAAGTCTATGCCACGCCCATTGCCCATCAAGAGTCGAAAAATCTCATCCGAGGCCACAGTAGAAGTTGAGTTTGTATTATTAAGCGAATGGGAGTTGAAAGTAAATTAGAATTTATGTTGTTGTGGAAACAcacaattttttaagtttttaatatataccCTTGGTAAGGAGaactggaaaatattttatttaattatagcaGTACTTATTAAGACTGTtcattagagccctgcatgaatggattcaatgaactatattaaatatttggttttatatgaataaattaattagaattttcagtttaatagaattgaatgaatttgaattttgagtttaataaaattaaaaaaatctggcagattaaaaaaatttataaaaattatttattaattcattcaattcaaaatgaattagaaaaacattcaatttatttcacatagaattgaattaaacaaatcagaaatttcatggcatactatgataaatcaaaaattgaatgaatcacgcagggctctactaTACATTCCCATTAAATAACACTAAACCAAAGAAGTATCACGTTACCAAGAGTATACGAAGCTGCGGCTTGCCGTAGCTAACACCCTTGATACCATGACTTATTGCGATTTTGAGCTTGGTTCTGGATGGCTGTGTTGGACGTTGAGagttttgattttgaatttttaattgaatcgtTTTCATTTGTGGTCACTGTTGTCGTTGCCTCTCTCATCTCCGTTAAAGTTGCCCATAGTGCCGATAGTAAATGTTATACCGCCATCGCCATTGCCCCAGGAGAGCGTAAGTAAACCCCCACTCAATTTGCTCCTCCAACTCTCTGCCCACTGCCTTTTGTGCCCACTGCTGTCCACTGACAAAGCTTGGCTTGCATCCGATAATAATGCTAACTTCTGCAGCCTAAACCCGATCTAACTTTTCACTCTAGCTGCTTGACTGATTCGTTCACTATAACAAACCAAATCAGTTGTTCAGTTGCTCAGTTATACCagtatttcataaaaaatatctatatcaaaTAATTACCTGCTGTATCGAACTGAGCAATTCCACAACTAAagctttttattaattaaaatactgTCTGTAAATTACTGATACTGAGTGATTGAAATTCTTCTTGTTCTGATTTCAGATCGGCAGCGATGCCCACTTGGACTACACAAGGGTGCTGGGCACTGTTCGCTCCCTGTGCTCCCGAAATGAGAAGCGGCAGGCTCAGGAGCTGGCGGAGAAGGCGGCGAATGTggtcggcggcggcagcagtgTTGGCGGCAGTCTTCCGGGCATTCGGTGTCGCGGCGGTTACTACTTGGGCTCGCGGAAGATCTCGTTGACCTGCCACAGTCGGCCATTTGTGGACGCTGCCACTGGCACGGTGAGTGCAACGTCGACCGCGACCGCTGCAGCAACCGCCCTGCCCACACCTGCTGCCCTGCTGGAGGTGAAGCGGAAGAGTGGACCGCGTCTCCGCTCGCCGGGCCCCAGTCCGCCCACCATATCGCCGTCGTCCTCGCCGAACCGCAGCCGCTTTCACGTCTCCCGCGTGGCCGAAGTGGCCAGTCCACTGATCTCGCCGCTGGCCCAGCATCCACCGCCGCACACGCCGCGCTCGGCCAGCAGCTGCATGTCCATACCCACCATCGGCTCGCCCAGCGGCAGCCAGAGCAGCCTCAATGCAGTTGGAGCCCTGCCCACCTCCAGTTCTCTGCCCGCCATGGCATCTGTTACCTCCTCGACGCAGACGATCAAGCGGCTGTCGGTATCGCCCAGGTCTCGCTTTCATGTATCCCGCATCTACGAGGATCCCCAGGTGCCGATGGCCAATCGAAAGATGCCGCCGATTACGCCGCATACGCCGCCAATCGACCTGCCACCCACTCCCATGCTGAAATCGGCCAGGAAGGCAGTGCTGCTGTCCGAGGCAGTGgaggcagcagctgctgcggTGCCAGTAAGCAGTATGGTTATAGTGGAGGCCAGCGATGATGCCGACGCACATAAGAGTACAAAACTCGAAGAGGCCGCCGGGCAAAAGCTTTCGCCGCACTTGACCATATCACCCACCTCAAGTCATTCGAGCTCAACTTCgcccggcagcagcagcaccagcagcggGAGCAGTAGCAATAGCAATGGAAGCACCTCAACATCCACAGATGCTACAGACTCTGTGGCCTCCTGCCCAGAAGCGCCACCCAGGTCCTGTCCCCTGGCCGTTTTTGGCGATAACGACATTACGTTGACCAAGGAATCGGCCGGTGTGGTCGCtctctctgctgctgctgctgcggcgagCAGCATGAATCCAGTTTTGGAATCCGAACAAGAACTCGTGCCGCCTGCCGAGCCCGTCAGCAGCGTTCCACAGAACCGTGCCCGGAAAACTTCTTGGATAGCCAATCCATCGGCGGTGGACAAGCTGCTCACATTGTTTAACACGGGCACCATTTTCAATCGAAGCTCATCGCCGGAACCCAAGGCCAGTCAAATAAGCAGCGTGCCCGTTAGCAACCCGATCACAAACAGCGCACAGAGTTAGTTCTtctttatttgattaatatatacattataCACATATGACTGGGCTAATTTATATCAAAACTTAACATAACATAAAGCAatcacaatatttttttaacagtttttttaacataaattGATAATAACAATAGCTGTAATACCTTTCATCTTTGCTTTGACAGACACCACAGCAGCAAGCGCCGTAGGAGGAGCAAGCGGAGGCGAGTCCAGTAGCACCACACCTAATCCTATTCTATCGGTTGCGCGAAAATCTTCGCCCGCATCGTGGACCTCGCTGACCGGCAGCAACATCTCCAACGCCAGCCAAAATGCGTCCTCCCACACGGACACGGGCAGTTCATCCTTTCTCGACACAGCCTCCAGACAGTTGCGGGACTTCAGCAAGCAAGTCTTTCGCCAGAACATCTCCTTCAACAACAGCGGTGAACAGGCGGCAGCTGGTCAACACGAGTTGAGTACAGGGACGTCGGCTTCCAGCAGCACGGAGTCGCCATCCCCGCCGGAGTGCAATACGGCTCACATTCCGCTCAGCCTTAAGCGTCAGCTGAAGGAGAACATTTCGCCAGAGCACACGATTAACGAGGAAACACTTCACACGCTACAGAAACTATCGAGGGCAGAGGATGTGGCGCTAAAGGCGGAGGCAGCCACCGAACTGGGCGACATAGAGATCGTGATGCACAGCGAGGTAGCCGATTGCCACTTGCCAGAGGATAAACAGCAAGAGCAGGAAGAAGCATCTTCGAGTGTCGTTTAAAAAGAGCCAAGGCCAAATGCAATGTTATAGTGCGTAAATATATGGAAATTAATCTAATcggaaaagaaaggaaaacacaACTCAAACGACTAAAACCAACACCCACCCAGCATTCCCATGGCTCTCCTTTGTACTGTACCCCACCCGCCTTGAAAAATGGTTACGAGGTCAAGGATGATAAAGAAAGTTTGGGTTACCCACAACCCCAAAAACAAATACGATGAAGTACACAAGTTATTACtaactttgttttatttttggttaaattcattttaagttttataacaaaagaaaatataaatatattttaattataaatacggcataagaaatgcaaaaaatgCTCAATATTCACTTCAAGAAGCGCTGGTTTCGAAATGAATccatttgaaaagtttcaaaagttgaaatttttaatttagcgACAGCTTTTCTGAAGTGAGTACTGACCCAAAAATGGATATACTTTAATgaatgtaaaatataaaaacatttcaaatgtACACACATCTAATATAAACCACACAAACCTATGAAAACACTATttggctaagtgttggccatTAATAGCTGACTTTTAAAAAGTTGCATAAATATAAAGAG
The genomic region above belongs to Drosophila takahashii strain IR98-3 E-12201 chromosome 2L, DtakHiC1v2, whole genome shotgun sequence and contains:
- the LOC108062983 gene encoding pneumococcal serine-rich repeat protein isoform X4, with the protein product MLHNNRDTAEPKTTTATATTEGNGTEPTIATHLAATTSAAAAEETSAGVKEINATAEGQPPPPPPTTTAVAERTELAETADAAAASNNDTAATAAAAESVGTAFDAQMRTQQRQKIKIYHDAKQTAVWRTDSLASNPSSTMCPDFVNSRAGAEGTGGTAAPMGLPMRGIILSTAPSLLQRKSSESSLTSSIARRVSFPDNELVTGYLEPANPWKQVCLVKSISEIVDQYVQSCKKHNREPLKSVMDHLKNLDLNQVRQPLLPLKANQLVANDCEALEEIFKRIQYKCIDLSDCTLDESCLMALFQMIEYYEAANELDISYNKEQMTKRCWELCAYMVERSQELQLLNAESNQITKLGADSLGRALGSSNLHTLKLEHCGLRGQPLVHLCRGLYQNKMLKELWVGFNDLDCVDAQHIADMLRYNHSLELIDISNNNIRNEGVMYLVQALILQSTELERRMGALKRTRAIEVDECVSPVETEQPAVIPQSANSVIGQAKDIVDGESSSHVSSIPETPAEEAASTDPAVGVLVDLDNDNDDENTEDTVRTVRNCSQNGSGQSMLDKLLSMNSDSSSEEAPSNISTDTLAACCSEDISEISNEIYEPTAAKQVPLGDKEACSAMISSSPMEFESVAVAAATEEPLSPSQQQQQQCSQNERNLCDITPSTEAKPVEPNESCVQNNIINNNNNNNANNSHNNNNTIQLPLGGAGATATLAVVAPPLDIGSSPSGSSPAAIFEVTAEESDCINGSGAAAGGSRPLDVNKNAKVADDYEDTHSTDSAFESASEGDISRHLPDEFSRLSVSLESTRLDDMAKEMSGIETATIATESTECLLAAQEAATPTPTPALDALPPPKVTISEECLLADKELSPSPFSSPSPAPTPPPPSTSPGGASIGLRRTESSCAYLNQSTRNRSQSSDSLCSETSLDGMSSSGASNNSVSSNASAADPKFAEKLTKNDTLSRRQLAEATLEANRSPSGLKALTLWNNNLTKDCATAVAELLQKTISLELLNIGKNCLSNEFISTIKDSLTKNTTLTTLGLQSAHLSAKGIETLASILTFGGNSKLQRIDIRDNKLEVESLNIIAEVLKSNKTLTQIDINDEPKRLTIGSDAHLDYTRVLGTVRSLCSRNEKRQAQELAEKAANVVGGGSSVGGSLPGIRCRGGYYLGSRKISLTCHSRPFVDAATGTVSATSTATAAATALPTPAALLEVKRKSGPRLRSPGPSPPTISPSSSPNRSRFHVSRVAEVASPLISPLAQHPPPHTPRSASSCMSIPTIGSPSGSQSSLNAVGALPTSSSLPAMASVTSSTQTIKRLSVSPRSRFHVSRIYEDPQVPMANRKMPPITPHTPPIDLPPTPMLKSARKAVLLSEAVEAAAAAVPVSSMVIVEASDDADAHKSTKLEEAAGQKLSPHLTISPTSSHSSSTSPGSSSTSSGSSSNSNGSTSTSTDATDSVASCPEAPPRSCPLAVFGDNDITLTKESAGVVALSAAAAAASSMNPVLESEQELVPPAEPVSSVPQNRARKTSWIANPSAVDKLLTLFNTGTIFNRSSSPEPKASQISSVPVSNPITNSAQNTTAASAVGGASGGESSSTTPNPILSVARKSSPASWTSLTGSNISNASQNASSHTDTGSSSFLDTASRQLRDFSKQVFRQNISFNNSGEQAAAGQHELSTGTSASSSTESPSPPECNTAHIPLSLKRQLKENISPEHTINEETLHTLQKLSRAEDVALKAEAATELGDIEIVMHSEVADCHLPEDKQQEQEEASSSVV
- the LOC108062983 gene encoding uncharacterized protein isoform X1 codes for the protein MLHNNRDTAEPKTTTATATTEGNGTEPTIATHLAATTSAAAAEETSAGVKEINATAEGQPPPPPPTTTAVAERTELAETADAAAASNNDTAATAAAAESVGTAFDAQMRTQQRQKIKIYHDAKQTAVWRTDSLASNPSSTMCPDFVNSRAGAEGTGGTAAPMGLPMRGIILSTAPSLLQRKSSESSLTSSIARRVSFPDNELVTGYLEPANPWKQVCLVKSISEIVDQYVQSCKKHNREPLKSVMDHLKNLDLNQVRQPLLPLKANQLVANDCEALEEIFKRIQYKCIDLSDCTLDESCLMALFQMIEYYEAANELDISYNKEQMTKRCWELCAYMVERSQELQLLNAESNQITKLGADSLGRALGSSNLHTLKLEHCGLRGQPLVHLLSFAGRGLYQNKMLKELWVGFNDLDCVDAQHIADMLRYNHSLELIDISNNNIRNEGVMYLVQALILQSTELERRMGALKRTRAIEVDECVSPVETEQPAVIPQSANSVIGQAKDIVDGESSSHVSSIPETPAEEAASTDPAVGVLVDLDNDNDDENTEDTVRTVRNCSQNGSGQSMLDKLLSMNSDSSSEEAPSNISTDTLAACCSEDISEISNEIYEPTAAKQVPLGDKEACSAMISSSPMEFESVAVAAATEEPLSPSQQQQQQCSQNERNLCDITPSTEAKPVEPNESCVQNNIINNNNNNNANNSHNNNNTIQLPLGGAGATATLAVVAPPLDIGSSPSGSSPAAIFEVTAEESDCINGSGAAAGGSRPLDVNKNAKVADDYEDTHSTDSAFESASEGDISRHLPDEFSRLSVSLESTRLDDMAKEMSGIETATIATESTECLLAAQEAATPTPTPALDALPPPKVTISEECLLADKELSPSPFSSPSPAPTPPPPSTSPGGASIGLRRTESSCAYLNQSTRNRSQSSDSLCSETSLDGMSSSGASNNSVSSNASAADPKFAEKLTKNDTLSRRQLAEATLEANRSPSGLKALTLWNNNLTKDCATAVAELLQKTISLELLNIGKNCLSNEFISTIKDSLTKNTTLTTLGLQSAHLSAKGIETLASILTFGGNSKLQRIDIRDNKLEVESLNIIAEVLKSNKTLTQIDINDEPKRLTLPIVPIVNVIPPSPLPQESIGSDAHLDYTRVLGTVRSLCSRNEKRQAQELAEKAANVVGGGSSVGGSLPGIRCRGGYYLGSRKISLTCHSRPFVDAATGTVSATSTATAAATALPTPAALLEVKRKSGPRLRSPGPSPPTISPSSSPNRSRFHVSRVAEVASPLISPLAQHPPPHTPRSASSCMSIPTIGSPSGSQSSLNAVGALPTSSSLPAMASVTSSTQTIKRLSVSPRSRFHVSRIYEDPQVPMANRKMPPITPHTPPIDLPPTPMLKSARKAVLLSEAVEAAAAAVPVSSMVIVEASDDADAHKSTKLEEAAGQKLSPHLTISPTSSHSSSTSPGSSSTSSGSSSNSNGSTSTSTDATDSVASCPEAPPRSCPLAVFGDNDITLTKESAGVVALSAAAAAASSMNPVLESEQELVPPAEPVSSVPQNRARKTSWIANPSAVDKLLTLFNTGTIFNRSSSPEPKASQISSVPVSNPITNSAQNTTAASAVGGASGGESSSTTPNPILSVARKSSPASWTSLTGSNISNASQNASSHTDTGSSSFLDTASRQLRDFSKQVFRQNISFNNSGEQAAAGQHELSTGTSASSSTESPSPPECNTAHIPLSLKRQLKENISPEHTINEETLHTLQKLSRAEDVALKAEAATELGDIEIVMHSEVADCHLPEDKQQEQEEASSSVV
- the LOC108062983 gene encoding pneumococcal serine-rich repeat protein isoform X3 — its product is MLHNNRDTAEPKTTTATATTEGNGTEPTIATHLAATTSAAAAEETSAGVKEINATAEGQPPPPPPTTTAVAERTELAETADAAAASNNDTAATAAAAESVGTAFDAQMRTQQRQKIKIYHDAKQTAVWRTDSLASNPSSTMCPDFVNSRAGAEGTGGTAAPMGLPMRGIILSTAPSLLQRKSSESSLTSSIARRVSFPDNELVTGYLEPANPWKQVCLVKSISEIVDQYVQSCKKHNREPLKSVMDHLKNLDLNQVRQPLLPLKANQLVANDCEALEEIFKRIQYKCIDLSDCTLDESCLMALFQMIEYYEAANELDISYNKEQMTKRCWELCAYMVERSQELQLLNAESNQITKLGADSLGRALGSSNLHTLKLEHCGLRGQPLVHLLSFAGRGLYQNKMLKELWVGFNDLDCVDAQHIADMLRYNHSLELIDISNNNIRNEGVMYLVQALILQSTELERRMGALKRTRAIEVDECVSPVETEQPAVIPQSANSVIGQAKDIVDGESSSHVSSIPETPAEEAASTDPAVGVLVDLDNDNDDENTEDTVRTVRNCSQNGSGQSMLDKLLSMNSDSSSEEAPSNISTDTLAACCSEDISEISNEIYEPTAAKQVPLGDKEACSAMISSSPMEFESVAVAAATEEPLSPSQQQQQQCSQNERNLCDITPSTEAKPVEPNESCVQNNIINNNNNNNANNSHNNNNTIQLPLGGAGATATLAVVAPPLDIGSSPSGSSPAAIFEVTAEESDCINGSGAAAGGSRPLDVNKNAKVADDYEDTHSTDSAFESASEGDISRHLPDEFSRLSVSLESTRLDDMAKEMSGIETATIATESTECLLAAQEAATPTPTPALDALPPPKVTISEECLLADKELSPSPFSSPSPAPTPPPPSTSPGGASIGLRRTESSCAYLNQSTRNRSQSSDSLCSETSLDGMSSSGASNNSVSSNASAADPKFAEKLTKNDTLSRRQLAEATLEANRSPSGLKALTLWNNNLTKDCATAVAELLQKTISLELLNIGKNCLSNEFISTIKDSLTKNTTLTTLGLQSAHLSAKGIETLASILTFGGNSKLQRIDIRDNKLEVESLNIIAEVLKSNKTLTQIDINDEPKRLTIGSDAHLDYTRVLGTVRSLCSRNEKRQAQELAEKAANVVGGGSSVGGSLPGIRCRGGYYLGSRKISLTCHSRPFVDAATGTVSATSTATAAATALPTPAALLEVKRKSGPRLRSPGPSPPTISPSSSPNRSRFHVSRVAEVASPLISPLAQHPPPHTPRSASSCMSIPTIGSPSGSQSSLNAVGALPTSSSLPAMASVTSSTQTIKRLSVSPRSRFHVSRIYEDPQVPMANRKMPPITPHTPPIDLPPTPMLKSARKAVLLSEAVEAAAAAVPVSSMVIVEASDDADAHKSTKLEEAAGQKLSPHLTISPTSSHSSSTSPGSSSTSSGSSSNSNGSTSTSTDATDSVASCPEAPPRSCPLAVFGDNDITLTKESAGVVALSAAAAAASSMNPVLESEQELVPPAEPVSSVPQNRARKTSWIANPSAVDKLLTLFNTGTIFNRSSSPEPKASQISSVPVSNPITNSAQNTTAASAVGGASGGESSSTTPNPILSVARKSSPASWTSLTGSNISNASQNASSHTDTGSSSFLDTASRQLRDFSKQVFRQNISFNNSGEQAAAGQHELSTGTSASSSTESPSPPECNTAHIPLSLKRQLKENISPEHTINEETLHTLQKLSRAEDVALKAEAATELGDIEIVMHSEVADCHLPEDKQQEQEEASSSVV
- the LOC108062983 gene encoding uncharacterized protein isoform X2; translation: MLHNNRDTAEPKTTTATATTEGNGTEPTIATHLAATTSAAAAEETSAGVKEINATAEGQPPPPPPTTTAVAERTELAETADAAAASNNDTAATAAAAESVGTAFDAQMRTQQRQKIKIYHDAKQTAVWRTDSLASNPSSTMCPDFVNSRAGAEGTGGTAAPMGLPMRGIILSTAPSLLQRKSSESSLTSSIARRVSFPDNELVTGYLEPANPWKQVCLVKSISEIVDQYVQSCKKHNREPLKSVMDHLKNLDLNQVRQPLLPLKANQLVANDCEALEEIFKRIQYKCIDLSDCTLDESCLMALFQMIEYYEAANELDISYNKEQMTKRCWELCAYMVERSQELQLLNAESNQITKLGADSLGRALGSSNLHTLKLEHCGLRGQPLVHLCRGLYQNKMLKELWVGFNDLDCVDAQHIADMLRYNHSLELIDISNNNIRNEGVMYLVQALILQSTELERRMGALKRTRAIEVDECVSPVETEQPAVIPQSANSVIGQAKDIVDGESSSHVSSIPETPAEEAASTDPAVGVLVDLDNDNDDENTEDTVRTVRNCSQNGSGQSMLDKLLSMNSDSSSEEAPSNISTDTLAACCSEDISEISNEIYEPTAAKQVPLGDKEACSAMISSSPMEFESVAVAAATEEPLSPSQQQQQQCSQNERNLCDITPSTEAKPVEPNESCVQNNIINNNNNNNANNSHNNNNTIQLPLGGAGATATLAVVAPPLDIGSSPSGSSPAAIFEVTAEESDCINGSGAAAGGSRPLDVNKNAKVADDYEDTHSTDSAFESASEGDISRHLPDEFSRLSVSLESTRLDDMAKEMSGIETATIATESTECLLAAQEAATPTPTPALDALPPPKVTISEECLLADKELSPSPFSSPSPAPTPPPPSTSPGGASIGLRRTESSCAYLNQSTRNRSQSSDSLCSETSLDGMSSSGASNNSVSSNASAADPKFAEKLTKNDTLSRRQLAEATLEANRSPSGLKALTLWNNNLTKDCATAVAELLQKTISLELLNIGKNCLSNEFISTIKDSLTKNTTLTTLGLQSAHLSAKGIETLASILTFGGNSKLQRIDIRDNKLEVESLNIIAEVLKSNKTLTQIDINDEPKRLTLPIVPIVNVIPPSPLPQESIGSDAHLDYTRVLGTVRSLCSRNEKRQAQELAEKAANVVGGGSSVGGSLPGIRCRGGYYLGSRKISLTCHSRPFVDAATGTVSATSTATAAATALPTPAALLEVKRKSGPRLRSPGPSPPTISPSSSPNRSRFHVSRVAEVASPLISPLAQHPPPHTPRSASSCMSIPTIGSPSGSQSSLNAVGALPTSSSLPAMASVTSSTQTIKRLSVSPRSRFHVSRIYEDPQVPMANRKMPPITPHTPPIDLPPTPMLKSARKAVLLSEAVEAAAAAVPVSSMVIVEASDDADAHKSTKLEEAAGQKLSPHLTISPTSSHSSSTSPGSSSTSSGSSSNSNGSTSTSTDATDSVASCPEAPPRSCPLAVFGDNDITLTKESAGVVALSAAAAAASSMNPVLESEQELVPPAEPVSSVPQNRARKTSWIANPSAVDKLLTLFNTGTIFNRSSSPEPKASQISSVPVSNPITNSAQNTTAASAVGGASGGESSSTTPNPILSVARKSSPASWTSLTGSNISNASQNASSHTDTGSSSFLDTASRQLRDFSKQVFRQNISFNNSGEQAAAGQHELSTGTSASSSTESPSPPECNTAHIPLSLKRQLKENISPEHTINEETLHTLQKLSRAEDVALKAEAATELGDIEIVMHSEVADCHLPEDKQQEQEEASSSVV